A single genomic interval of Candidatus Bipolaricaulis anaerobius harbors:
- a CDS encoding ABC transporter ATP-binding protein, with the protein MLLAVRDLKKSYGTVHAVDGVSFAVRVGTVFTLLGPNGAGKTTTLEILEGIRDADEGEIEMFGARVRRVTAGMKGRMGVLLQEGGFEPYLRVREVLALFASFFDRPRPVAEVLAEIALEDKAGSLVRHLSGGQKQRLALGAALINDPDLVFLDEPTTGLDPQARHNIWAIVERLKGEGKTIVLTTHYMEEAEALSDEVCIMDHGRVIAHGSPRDLTSSLGQETLIEFDAFDLSPEALASLPGEAHGDGTTVTLTTPDLVAALEGLLSWSRERGIPLRNMVVRQPNLEDVFLSLTGRRLRA; encoded by the coding sequence ATGCTTCTCGCTGTGCGCGACCTCAAGAAGAGCTACGGCACCGTCCACGCCGTGGACGGGGTCTCGTTCGCGGTCCGGGTGGGGACCGTGTTCACCCTGCTTGGGCCCAATGGCGCCGGCAAGACGACGACCCTGGAGATCCTCGAGGGGATCCGCGACGCGGACGAAGGCGAGATCGAGATGTTCGGGGCCCGGGTGCGGCGGGTGACGGCGGGGATGAAGGGGCGGATGGGCGTGCTGCTCCAGGAGGGCGGGTTCGAGCCCTACCTCCGGGTGCGGGAGGTCCTCGCCCTGTTCGCGTCGTTCTTCGATCGGCCGCGGCCGGTGGCGGAGGTCCTGGCTGAGATCGCGCTTGAGGACAAGGCAGGAAGCCTGGTGCGACACCTGTCGGGAGGGCAGAAGCAGCGTCTCGCCCTCGGTGCTGCCCTCATCAACGATCCGGACCTTGTGTTCCTCGACGAGCCCACCACCGGGCTCGATCCCCAAGCCCGCCACAACATCTGGGCGATCGTCGAGCGCCTGAAGGGGGAGGGGAAAACGATCGTCCTCACCACCCACTACATGGAGGAGGCGGAGGCCCTCTCCGATGAGGTGTGCATCATGGACCACGGCCGCGTGATCGCCCACGGGAGCCCGCGCGACCTCACGTCCAGCCTCGGTCAGGAGACGCTCATCGAGTTCGACGCGTTCGACCTCAGCCCGGAGGCCCTGGCGAGCCTTCCCGGGGAGGCACACGGGGACGGGACGACGGTGACCCTGACGACGCCCGATCTGGTGGCGGCCCTGGAGGGGCTCCTCTCCTGGTCCCGAGAGCGAGGGATTCCCCTCCGGAACATGGTCGTGCGCCAGCCGAACCTGGAGGACGTGTTCCTCTCCCTCACCGGGAGGAGGCTCCGCGCGTGA
- a CDS encoding tetratricopeptide repeat protein yields MPEEERRLSAILITDIVGYTLLGQTNEDLSLKLLEEHDALLRPLFSSHGGRVVKAMGDGFLVEFPSALQATRCAIAIQEALHARNASQPPERRIRIRIGVHVGDVVHRQGDLFGDGVNVASRIAPLAEPEGVCISAQVYDHVWNKVHFPLVSMGRQALKNVRVPTEVYAVAFPWSQVRPEEPRPVDRTRIAVLPLANTSPDPADAFFADGMTEELIFTLSRIRGLRVIAQTSVMKYKGTKKSIAEIAQELRVATVLEGSVRKVDHQLRINLQLIDAQTEEHLWSEAYDRKLEDVLAVQTEIARKVAEMLEVKLVAGEERRLQPAGARDVDIYMLYLKGRHFWNQRSESGLKRAIEIFQDVIAADPHYALAYAGLADSYSVLASQGHLPVHEALPLAKEAAQKALELDEDLAEANTSLALIEWLFEHDTERAATRFKKAIEQNPNYATARHWYANLLSDLGRTSEALAEMKRALALDPLSPIINMALSAILWESGQFSEALDQHRRAQALAADFVEGHLSLASVLQTAGKWAEAEAELNKALDLDPNSSAVRRAFADHLTFLGRFDEALETMNKVLVMEPDSPIANHTYGRCLVFARQYEEAIVQLQRTLDLDPEWVQPRVTLGIVYTLLGRHEQALEAFRKAEARVAKTDRVQTEIQASRVVTYAGMGETTTAEENLRALERRDSGLGHAFTVASAHFALGHVDEGLAWLEKSFQARDPGLRLLKVHPWFDSARSDPRFQGYLVKMGFPEEAPPVAAG; encoded by the coding sequence ATGCCTGAAGAGGAACGCCGGCTGAGCGCGATCCTGATCACCGACATCGTCGGGTACACCCTCCTTGGGCAGACGAACGAGGACCTCTCGCTCAAGCTCCTCGAGGAACACGATGCCCTCTTGCGACCCCTGTTCTCCTCCCACGGCGGACGGGTGGTCAAGGCGATGGGCGACGGGTTCCTCGTCGAGTTCCCAAGCGCGCTCCAGGCCACGCGGTGCGCGATCGCGATCCAGGAGGCCCTCCACGCGCGGAACGCCTCTCAGCCCCCCGAGCGCCGGATCCGGATCCGGATCGGAGTCCATGTCGGGGATGTCGTCCACCGCCAGGGCGACCTGTTCGGGGACGGTGTGAACGTGGCGTCGCGGATCGCCCCGCTTGCTGAGCCGGAGGGAGTTTGCATCTCGGCCCAGGTGTACGATCACGTGTGGAACAAGGTGCACTTCCCGCTCGTGAGCATGGGAAGGCAAGCCTTGAAGAACGTCCGCGTGCCGACGGAGGTGTACGCGGTGGCGTTCCCCTGGTCCCAGGTGCGGCCGGAGGAACCGCGGCCGGTGGACCGCACGCGGATCGCCGTCCTCCCCCTGGCGAACACCAGTCCCGACCCAGCCGACGCCTTCTTCGCCGACGGGATGACAGAGGAGCTCATCTTCACCCTCTCCCGAATCCGCGGATTGCGCGTGATCGCCCAGACATCGGTCATGAAGTACAAGGGGACCAAGAAGTCCATCGCCGAGATCGCCCAGGAGCTGAGGGTGGCCACGGTGCTGGAGGGCAGCGTGCGCAAGGTGGACCACCAGCTGCGGATCAACCTCCAGCTCATCGATGCCCAGACCGAGGAACACCTGTGGTCGGAGGCCTATGACCGCAAACTCGAGGACGTGCTTGCTGTCCAGACCGAGATCGCGCGCAAGGTGGCGGAGATGCTTGAGGTGAAGCTCGTCGCCGGCGAGGAGCGACGCCTCCAGCCAGCGGGGGCGCGGGACGTGGACATCTACATGCTGTACCTGAAGGGTCGCCATTTCTGGAACCAGCGGTCCGAGAGTGGCCTCAAGCGAGCGATCGAGATCTTCCAGGACGTGATCGCGGCCGATCCGCACTACGCCCTCGCCTACGCTGGCTTGGCGGACTCCTACAGCGTGCTCGCCAGCCAAGGGCATCTGCCGGTGCACGAGGCGCTCCCCCTCGCCAAGGAGGCGGCACAGAAGGCCCTCGAGCTGGACGAGGACCTCGCTGAGGCGAACACGTCGCTGGCTCTCATCGAGTGGCTGTTCGAGCACGACACGGAGCGGGCGGCCACCCGGTTCAAGAAAGCGATCGAACAGAACCCAAACTATGCCACCGCTCGCCATTGGTACGCCAACCTCCTGAGCGACCTCGGCCGGACCTCGGAGGCCCTCGCCGAGATGAAGCGTGCCCTCGCCCTCGACCCCCTCTCCCCGATCATCAACATGGCCCTGTCCGCCATCCTCTGGGAGTCCGGGCAGTTCAGCGAAGCCCTCGATCAACACCGCCGGGCGCAGGCCCTCGCGGCCGACTTCGTGGAGGGCCATCTGTCCCTCGCTTCCGTCCTCCAGACGGCGGGGAAGTGGGCCGAGGCCGAGGCGGAGCTCAACAAGGCCCTCGATCTCGATCCCAACAGCAGCGCGGTGCGCCGGGCGTTCGCGGACCACCTCACGTTCCTCGGCCGCTTCGACGAGGCCCTGGAGACCATGAACAAGGTCCTCGTCATGGAGCCCGACTCACCGATCGCGAACCATACCTACGGGCGGTGCCTCGTCTTCGCCCGGCAGTACGAGGAGGCGATCGTCCAGCTTCAGCGGACCCTCGATCTCGATCCGGAATGGGTTCAGCCCCGCGTCACCCTCGGCATCGTGTACACCCTGCTCGGGCGGCACGAGCAGGCCCTGGAAGCATTCCGGAAGGCCGAAGCGAGGGTTGCCAAGACGGACCGGGTGCAGACCGAGATCCAAGCGTCCCGGGTCGTCACCTACGCCGGGATGGGGGAGACGACGACCGCCGAGGAGAACCTGCGGGCGCTGGAGAGAAGGGATTCCGGACTCGGCCACGCGTTCACGGTCGCCTCCGCTCACTTCGCCCTCGGGCACGTGGACGAGGGCCTGGCCTGGCTCGAGAAGTCCTTCCAGGCACGCGATCCGGGGCTACGCCTTCTCAAGGTCCATCCCTGGTTCGATAGCGCCCGGTCCGACCCCCGGTTCCAGGGCTACCTCGTCAAGATGGGGTTCCCCGAAGAGGCGCCCCCGGTGGCGGCGGGGTAG
- a CDS encoding DUF362 domain-containing protein, which produces MIPTPVAVKAVRTYDEAEIRSAVEAALAAIGGVDDLLRPDSRAFVKINHLSPPSPPERGIVTHPTFTGAVLAVVRDYTPHITVGDDLHPSTPDGFEISGYRALAERLGVRLVNLREEGFTRVECAGVVLKEVYLARAVREADVIIDLPKLKTHSLTLFTGAVKNMYGVIPGGLRTAFHGQHKDPTEFSQLLVDIFAAAQPQLTIMDGIVAMAGAGPANGTLRELGVILASRDAVAVDAVASRIIGLDPLAVRTTRYAQERGLGARDVEIVGEPIATVSVADFALPPIPAGEIVGWAPRFLTQFVTRQLAVRPQIVRRNCVGCGACARICPTGAATVTMGKAHINREICIRCMCCHEVCRFDAIALQRSPLGRALHPFARARRRRR; this is translated from the coding sequence ATGATCCCCACGCCGGTTGCCGTGAAGGCCGTGCGAACCTACGATGAGGCGGAGATCCGCTCGGCCGTGGAGGCCGCGCTGGCCGCGATCGGAGGGGTGGACGACCTCCTCCGGCCGGACAGTCGGGCGTTCGTGAAGATCAACCACCTCTCCCCGCCATCCCCTCCCGAGCGGGGGATCGTCACCCATCCCACGTTCACGGGTGCGGTCCTCGCGGTCGTGCGGGACTACACGCCGCACATCACGGTGGGCGACGACCTCCACCCCTCGACTCCGGATGGGTTCGAAATCTCCGGGTACCGAGCTCTCGCGGAGCGGCTGGGGGTGAGGCTCGTCAACCTGCGGGAGGAGGGATTCACCCGTGTGGAGTGCGCGGGGGTGGTCCTAAAGGAGGTCTACCTCGCCCGCGCGGTCCGCGAAGCGGACGTCATCATCGATCTCCCTAAGCTGAAGACCCACTCCCTGACCCTGTTCACCGGCGCGGTGAAGAACATGTACGGCGTGATCCCCGGCGGGCTGCGCACCGCGTTCCACGGGCAGCACAAGGACCCCACCGAGTTCAGCCAACTCCTCGTGGACATCTTCGCTGCTGCCCAGCCCCAGCTCACGATCATGGACGGGATTGTGGCGATGGCGGGAGCAGGCCCGGCCAACGGGACGCTGCGCGAGCTCGGGGTGATCCTCGCCAGCCGCGATGCGGTGGCCGTGGACGCCGTGGCATCGCGGATCATCGGGCTCGATCCGCTCGCCGTGCGGACCACCCGCTACGCCCAGGAACGGGGGCTGGGAGCGAGGGACGTGGAGATCGTGGGCGAGCCGATCGCAACGGTCAGCGTCGCCGACTTCGCCCTCCCGCCGATCCCGGCGGGGGAGATTGTGGGCTGGGCCCCGCGGTTCCTGACGCAGTTCGTCACCCGCCAGCTTGCCGTCCGCCCCCAGATCGTGCGCCGGAACTGCGTGGGGTGCGGGGCCTGCGCCCGCATCTGCCCCACCGGCGCGGCCACCGTGACGATGGGGAAGGCGCACATCAACCGTGAGATCTGCATCCGCTGCATGTGCTGCCATGAGGTGTGCCGGTTCGACGCGATCGCCCTCCAGCGATCGCCCCTCGGACGGGCGCTCCACCCGTTCGCTCGGGCGCGGCGCCGTCGGAGGTAG
- the trhA gene encoding PAQR family membrane homeostasis protein TrhA, whose translation MNRELPEYTEGEEIANAVTHAVATGLSLAGLAALTVLGVVRGASAGQIASLVVYGTTLVLTHLASTLYHSVRNRQAKAVFRILDHASIYLLIAGTYTPFLVIRLWNPWGWALLGVVWAMAAAGVVFKSLFLGRLRKASVVTYVAMGWLIVVAAKQVLSHVPLGALVLLLAGGVIYTLGIIFYAWKRLPFNHAIWHLMVLAGGMCHYFAIFLYLLPAR comes from the coding sequence GTGAACCGCGAACTCCCCGAGTACACGGAAGGCGAGGAGATCGCGAACGCGGTCACCCACGCCGTGGCCACGGGACTCAGCCTGGCTGGCCTCGCCGCCCTCACCGTGCTCGGCGTGGTGCGGGGAGCGAGCGCGGGCCAGATCGCGAGCCTCGTCGTGTATGGGACAACCCTCGTCCTGACCCATCTCGCCTCGACCCTCTACCACAGCGTGCGGAACCGCCAGGCGAAGGCCGTGTTCCGGATCCTCGACCACGCCTCGATCTACCTCCTCATCGCCGGGACCTACACCCCATTCCTCGTGATCCGCCTCTGGAACCCATGGGGATGGGCGCTCCTCGGGGTCGTGTGGGCGATGGCCGCGGCGGGGGTCGTGTTCAAGTCCTTGTTCCTGGGGCGCCTGCGCAAGGCATCGGTCGTCACCTACGTCGCGATGGGATGGCTGATCGTGGTGGCAGCGAAACAGGTCCTGTCCCATGTTCCACTGGGGGCGCTCGTCCTCCTCCTCGCCGGTGGCGTGATCTACACCTTAGGGATCATCTTCTACGCGTGGAAGCGCCTTCCGTTCAACCACGCCATCTGGCACCTCATGGTGCTCGCGGGCGGGATGTGCCACTACTTTGCGATCTTCCTCTACCTCCTCCCCGCCCGGTAG
- the rsmA gene encoding 16S rRNA (adenine(1518)-N(6)/adenine(1519)-N(6))-dimethyltransferase RsmA, whose amino-acid sequence MEGKLTSPTVLREVLSRHGVRLRPELGQHFLADGNILERIVELTEAGGDETAVEVGAGAGTLTVALAPRVRELVAVEVDRRLISVLEETTAAHPNVRVLPGDFRGFPLSSLGERILLVGNLPYGITSDVLVKLIREREAVERAVVMVQREVGEKLVAPPGPEASRLGVHLRAYFDAEVVRKVPRTVFFPPPAVDSALIRLRKLPVPHVTAPEPAFERALSLIFSGRRKTLRRALLGQLSAAEADRILAEARLDGRVRGEALPLEAVDRLAHTLDPGGTR is encoded by the coding sequence ATGGAGGGGAAACTCACATCGCCCACGGTCCTGCGGGAGGTCCTCTCCCGCCACGGGGTCCGGCTGCGCCCCGAACTCGGCCAGCACTTCCTCGCCGACGGGAACATCCTGGAGAGGATCGTTGAGTTGACCGAAGCAGGGGGGGATGAGACCGCGGTCGAGGTCGGCGCGGGCGCGGGAACCCTCACCGTGGCGCTCGCCCCGCGGGTGCGGGAGCTCGTGGCGGTCGAGGTGGATCGGCGGCTGATCTCGGTCCTGGAGGAGACAACCGCCGCTCACCCCAACGTGCGGGTCCTCCCCGGGGATTTCCGCGGGTTCCCGCTCAGCTCGCTCGGGGAACGGATCCTCCTCGTGGGGAACCTCCCCTACGGGATCACAAGCGATGTCCTCGTGAAACTCATCCGCGAGCGGGAGGCGGTGGAGCGGGCGGTAGTCATGGTCCAGCGGGAGGTCGGGGAGAAGCTCGTCGCCCCCCCCGGACCGGAGGCGAGCCGGCTCGGGGTCCATCTCCGTGCCTACTTCGACGCTGAGGTGGTGCGGAAGGTGCCGCGGACCGTGTTCTTCCCCCCGCCGGCGGTGGACTCGGCCCTCATCCGGCTGCGGAAGCTCCCCGTGCCGCACGTCACGGCGCCGGAGCCGGCGTTCGAGCGGGCGCTCTCCCTCATCTTCTCCGGCCGGCGGAAGACCCTCCGTCGCGCCCTCCTCGGGCAGCTCTCGGCTGCGGAGGCGGATCGGATCCTGGCCGAGGCTAGGTTGGACGGCCGAGTGCGCGGCGAGGCCCTGCCCCTCGAAGCCGTGGACCGCCTGGCCCATACCCTTGACCCCGGCGGGACGAGATGA
- a CDS encoding metallophosphoesterase family protein translates to MRDLLTREGRLISLPADRTTVFVGDTHGDCDATERVLDKFPPREHVLVFLGDYVDRGPDSLGNLRLLLEAKLAHGGHVVLLMGNHEGWAVQQFAPADFWERLRPPEAAAWGEVLAGLPFAAHHPIGLLALHGALPDVEKLADIARIQLGSAAWRALAWGDWEDRPGPALKALPSGRPAFGGDHFRRVADRLGIRALVRSHQPSAPLYLYGDRCLTLFTSRAYGGTVRRVAVLRPGQTVATARDLELVEI, encoded by the coding sequence ATGCGGGATCTGCTGACGAGGGAGGGGCGGCTCATCTCCCTCCCTGCGGACCGGACCACAGTGTTCGTGGGCGACACACACGGGGACTGCGATGCGACCGAGCGGGTGCTGGACAAGTTTCCCCCCCGCGAGCACGTCCTCGTGTTCCTCGGGGACTACGTGGACCGGGGGCCGGATTCGCTCGGCAACCTCCGCCTCCTCCTTGAGGCCAAGCTCGCCCACGGGGGCCACGTGGTCCTCCTCATGGGCAACCACGAGGGGTGGGCGGTCCAGCAGTTCGCGCCGGCCGACTTCTGGGAGCGCCTCCGGCCCCCGGAGGCCGCGGCGTGGGGGGAGGTCCTCGCCGGGCTCCCGTTCGCCGCTCACCACCCCATCGGCCTCCTCGCCCTCCATGGGGCTCTGCCCGATGTGGAGAAGCTCGCCGACATCGCCCGCATCCAGCTCGGCTCAGCGGCGTGGCGGGCGCTGGCGTGGGGAGACTGGGAGGACCGCCCCGGCCCTGCCCTCAAAGCGCTCCCCTCCGGCCGTCCGGCGTTCGGAGGGGACCACTTCCGCCGCGTCGCGGATCGCCTCGGAATTCGCGCCCTCGTCCGCTCCCACCAGCCCTCGGCCCCCTTGTACCTGTACGGCGACCGGTGCCTCACCCTGTTCACCTCCCGCGCCTACGGGGGAACGGTCCGGCGGGTGGCCGTCCTCCGTCCGGGGCAGACGGTAGCCACGGCGCGGGACCTCGAACTCGTCGAGATCTAG
- the orn gene encoding oligoribonuclease, with product MRYRENIVWIDLETTGLDPETSVILEIAVVITDKHLNLLAQGSLVVHHPNDALVGLDDWVQEQHQASGLLEEVRRSTTTLAQAEAAALALVGKYCPPRACPLAGSSVCFDRRFLARHMPRLNAYLHYRQVDVSSIKEIVRRWYPDRVPANGANAKHRALPDVLESIEELRRYRGTVFQPLPDQGPPA from the coding sequence ATGCGGTACCGAGAGAACATCGTGTGGATAGACCTCGAGACCACCGGTCTCGATCCGGAGACGAGCGTGATCCTCGAGATCGCGGTCGTCATCACCGACAAGCATCTGAACCTGCTCGCCCAGGGATCGCTCGTCGTGCACCACCCCAACGACGCGCTCGTGGGCCTCGACGACTGGGTCCAGGAGCAGCACCAGGCGTCGGGGTTGCTGGAGGAGGTGCGCCGGTCCACGACGACCCTTGCCCAGGCCGAGGCGGCCGCCCTCGCCCTCGTGGGCAAGTACTGCCCGCCCCGAGCGTGTCCGCTCGCCGGGAGCTCGGTGTGCTTCGACCGCCGGTTCCTCGCCCGTCACATGCCGCGCCTCAACGCCTATCTCCACTACCGCCAGGTGGACGTGAGCTCGATCAAGGAGATCGTCCGCCGCTGGTACCCCGACCGGGTCCCCGCCAACGGAGCGAACGCCAAGCACCGTGCCCTCCCCGATGTCCTGGAATCGATCGAGGAGCTGCGCCGCTACCGGGGCACCGTGTTCCAGCCCCTCCCTGACCAGGGGCCGCCGGCCTAG
- a CDS encoding molybdopterin-dependent oxidoreductase — protein sequence MSFLFPVRLGRRALACHEATGGLPYRAMMPARLPVGQRWVEKPIPYDIGPVPDIALPRFRLRLFGAVGHPGELSWDELLRLPQTTVQADFHCVTGWSVPDLVWEGIPTGAIVDLVRPHPGVTWVIAYGREGYTTNVPYPQFQDAHSLLAHRLNGAPLPPEHGAPLRLVVPSLYAWKSAKYLSALEFLTSFRRGHWEARGYHDVGDPWREERFRS from the coding sequence ATGTCCTTTCTCTTCCCGGTCAGGCTCGGCCGTCGTGCCCTCGCTTGCCACGAAGCCACGGGAGGGCTACCGTACCGGGCGATGATGCCCGCACGGCTGCCCGTTGGCCAGCGGTGGGTGGAAAAGCCTATCCCCTACGATATTGGACCGGTTCCAGACATCGCCCTGCCCCGGTTTCGCCTGCGCCTGTTCGGCGCGGTGGGGCATCCCGGCGAGCTGAGCTGGGACGAGCTCCTCCGCCTCCCCCAGACCACCGTTCAGGCTGACTTCCACTGCGTGACGGGGTGGAGCGTGCCGGACCTCGTGTGGGAGGGGATCCCCACCGGGGCGATCGTGGACCTCGTCCGCCCCCACCCGGGCGTGACGTGGGTGATAGCCTACGGCCGGGAGGGGTACACGACGAACGTCCCCTATCCCCAGTTCCAGGATGCCCACAGCCTCCTCGCCCACCGGCTGAACGGAGCCCCGTTGCCTCCGGAACACGGGGCCCCGCTGCGCCTCGTCGTTCCCTCCCTCTACGCCTGGAAGAGCGCGAAGTACCTTTCGGCCCTGGAATTCCTGACGAGCTTCCGCCGCGGACACTGGGAAGCGCGAGGCTACCACGACGTCGGGGACCCGTGGCGCGAGGAACGGTTCCGATCCTAG
- the lepB gene encoding signal peptidase I, with amino-acid sequence MSPSPQRKPKKEKKPPWIVRLLRRRGVRLSHRTEYWLGWAETIVEVGIIFLLTINFVTVRMTVPTGSMNPTIAPGDSFFVDILTYHFRDPVPGRVIVFWQLEEMQVTAVEPGSPAALAGIQAKDWITHVQYPTIGIGGEPVPAVRTADRRIEAAQGGELAFVVLREGVGHKELSVSVPDGVQDLRGLGIEYRTRRERYVKRLIAVGGQTVQIVGGKIIVDGSPLAAVAERTYWTQGAGMQYGIAPTHVPRGHYFVLGDNTMNSYDSRYWGFVPEEELIGAPFFRVWPFSRFGPMNGYWWSSL; translated from the coding sequence ATGAGCCCCTCGCCGCAGCGAAAGCCCAAGAAGGAGAAGAAACCGCCCTGGATCGTGCGCCTCCTCCGGCGGCGCGGGGTGCGCCTCTCTCACCGCACGGAGTACTGGCTGGGGTGGGCGGAGACGATCGTCGAGGTGGGGATCATCTTCCTCCTCACGATCAACTTCGTCACCGTCCGGATGACGGTCCCCACAGGGTCCATGAACCCCACGATCGCCCCCGGGGACTCGTTCTTCGTGGACATCCTCACCTATCACTTCCGCGACCCGGTGCCGGGCCGGGTGATCGTGTTCTGGCAACTGGAGGAGATGCAGGTCACGGCGGTCGAGCCGGGCAGCCCGGCGGCCCTGGCCGGGATTCAAGCCAAGGACTGGATCACCCATGTCCAGTACCCGACGATCGGGATCGGCGGGGAGCCCGTGCCCGCGGTGCGCACCGCCGACCGGCGGATCGAGGCCGCCCAAGGGGGTGAGCTCGCGTTCGTCGTCCTCCGGGAGGGCGTTGGGCACAAGGAGCTCTCGGTCTCCGTTCCCGACGGAGTCCAGGATCTCCGTGGGCTCGGGATCGAGTACCGCACGCGGCGCGAGCGGTACGTGAAGCGGCTCATCGCCGTGGGCGGCCAGACCGTGCAGATCGTGGGGGGCAAGATCATCGTGGACGGGTCCCCCCTCGCCGCTGTCGCCGAGCGAACCTACTGGACCCAAGGGGCGGGGATGCAGTACGGGATTGCCCCCACCCACGTCCCGCGGGGGCACTACTTCGTCCTCGGGGACAACACGATGAACTCCTACGACTCCCGCTATTGGGGGTTCGTGCCGGAGGAGGAGTTGATCGGGGCTCCGTTCTTCCGGGTGTGGCCGTTCTCGCGGTTCGGGCCGATGAACGGGTACTGGTGGTCGTCCCTCTAG
- the rplS gene encoding 50S ribosomal protein L19 translates to MTGMDDLIHALEVEQVREIPDFRPGDIVRFYEKVAEGARERLQPFEGVVLKISGSGTRTMMTVRKVAAGVGVERTVPVHSPRLERIEVVKRNAVRKSRPYWLRRVSRIHKIE, encoded by the coding sequence ATGACCGGTATGGACGATCTCATCCACGCCCTCGAGGTTGAACAGGTACGGGAGATTCCCGACTTCCGGCCCGGGGACATCGTGCGCTTCTACGAGAAGGTAGCGGAGGGGGCGCGGGAGAGGCTGCAGCCCTTCGAAGGGGTCGTGCTCAAGATCTCCGGCTCCGGGACGCGGACGATGATGACGGTCCGCAAGGTCGCGGCCGGGGTGGGCGTGGAGCGCACCGTCCCCGTGCACTCGCCGCGGCTGGAGCGGATCGAAGTGGTCAAGCGCAACGCGGTGCGCAAGAGCCGCCCCTACTGGCTGCGCCGGGTGAGCCGCATCCACAAGATCGAATGA
- a CDS encoding RNA methyltransferase: protein MGNLYIALLHFPMRSREGGIVATALTSINVPDIARTARTYGASRYYVVTPLASQRRIAERLRSFWMEEEESSNRREAVSLVAVREEIEECFDEISAAEGQPPLLWGTSARSGLPYPRLSWDEARALVREKPVLLAFGTGNGMADELLAACDALLPPVRGRGYNYLSVRAAVAIILDRLKGEEV from the coding sequence ATGGGGAACCTCTACATCGCCCTCCTCCACTTCCCGATGCGGAGCCGGGAGGGCGGGATCGTGGCCACTGCCCTGACCTCGATCAACGTGCCCGATATCGCCCGTACGGCCCGCACCTACGGCGCCTCCCGCTACTACGTGGTCACCCCTCTCGCCAGCCAGCGGCGGATCGCGGAGCGGCTCCGCAGCTTCTGGATGGAAGAGGAGGAGTCCTCCAACCGCCGTGAGGCGGTGTCCCTCGTCGCGGTGCGCGAGGAGATCGAGGAGTGCTTTGACGAGATCTCCGCGGCGGAGGGCCAGCCCCCGCTGTTGTGGGGGACGAGCGCGCGGAGCGGCCTCCCCTACCCTCGCCTGAGCTGGGACGAGGCGCGGGCCCTCGTCCGGGAGAAGCCGGTCCTCCTTGCGTTCGGGACGGGGAACGGCATGGCCGATGAGCTCCTCGCCGCGTGCGATGCCCTCCTCCCCCCGGTGCGCGGGCGCGGGTACAATTACCTCTCGGTGCGGGCCGCGGTGGCCATCATCTTGGATCGGTTGAAAGGAGAGGAAGTATGA
- a CDS encoding signal peptidase II, translating into MRSRRSFLLAAAVLALDQGTKAWAGRTLPGGGSRSYLGGLVRLTLVHNPGGAFGLFPEHSGAFIAVSAVVVAALAVLLLLGRWRPLGRVGSALLLGGAAGNLVDRVQWGYVLDFLQVPGLPVFNAADVAIVVGAGLLAVALLGGGKAK; encoded by the coding sequence ATGCGCTCCCGGCGATCCTTCCTCCTCGCGGCGGCGGTCCTCGCCCTCGATCAGGGCACCAAGGCCTGGGCAGGGCGAACCCTCCCCGGGGGGGGATCCCGATCGTACCTCGGCGGCCTGGTTCGCCTGACGCTGGTCCACAACCCCGGTGGCGCGTTCGGCCTCTTCCCAGAGCATAGCGGGGCGTTCATCGCCGTGTCCGCGGTCGTCGTGGCGGCCCTGGCCGTGCTCCTCCTCCTCGGGCGGTGGCGCCCGTTGGGCCGCGTGGGGAGCGCGCTCCTCCTCGGGGGGGCGGCGGGGAACCTCGTGGATCGGGTGCAGTGGGGGTACGTGCTCGACTTCCTCCAGGTCCCGGGGTTGCCTGTGTTCAACGCCGCCGACGTGGCGATCGTGGTCGGGGCAGGGCTGCTCGCGGTGGCGCTCCTTGGGGGAGGGAAGGCGAAGTGA